The following are encoded in a window of Arthrobacter woluwensis genomic DNA:
- a CDS encoding GNAT family N-acetyltransferase → MTEEFGGLLVRAPLRNDIPAWAELVARIAEAERHTWFEKVEDLETFYELHDAASDAVLAFDHDGVPRAHGRLTAVGDGAVVRTEGGVDPAWLRRGIGRHVLRWQQERAGRLAAERGLPGVALRAQHEDHVQGPARLFDSEGFEIVRWFNEMHRGLDGLPPARPITPGYELLEWTTDLDEQTRLLHNLAFAGHWGSAPRTEESWARRVGNPEVRRDWSFVVRETSTGSPVAYHLGSHDPEIERLHGRAEGYTELIGVHPGHRGRGLARHLLEEALRRYAADGMSTAALDMDSGNGTGALALYEGLGYRVVNRAPVWEKTIPATP, encoded by the coding sequence ATGACTGAGGAATTCGGGGGACTCCTGGTCCGGGCACCGCTGCGGAACGACATACCGGCCTGGGCGGAGCTCGTGGCGCGGATCGCCGAGGCGGAGCGGCACACGTGGTTCGAGAAGGTGGAGGACCTGGAGACGTTCTACGAGCTGCACGACGCGGCCTCGGACGCCGTCCTGGCCTTCGACCACGACGGCGTGCCCCGCGCCCACGGCCGGCTCACCGCTGTAGGGGACGGCGCCGTCGTGCGCACCGAAGGCGGCGTGGATCCCGCCTGGCTGCGACGTGGCATCGGGAGGCATGTTCTCCGCTGGCAGCAGGAGCGGGCCGGGCGCCTCGCCGCGGAGCGCGGGCTGCCCGGCGTGGCTCTCCGGGCGCAGCATGAGGACCATGTCCAGGGACCCGCGAGGCTGTTCGACTCCGAAGGCTTCGAGATCGTGCGCTGGTTCAACGAGATGCACCGGGGCCTGGACGGACTGCCTCCGGCCCGCCCGATCACGCCGGGCTACGAGCTCCTGGAATGGACGACGGACCTGGACGAGCAGACCCGCCTCCTGCACAACCTCGCCTTCGCCGGCCACTGGGGGAGCGCACCCCGGACCGAGGAGTCCTGGGCCCGCCGCGTAGGCAACCCCGAGGTCCGGAGGGACTGGAGCTTCGTGGTGCGCGAGACGTCCACCGGGTCGCCCGTGGCGTACCACCTGGGCAGCCACGACCCGGAGATCGAGCGGCTGCACGGCCGGGCGGAGGGTTACACCGAGCTGATCGGCGTGCACCCCGGCCATCGGGGCCGGGGGCTCGCCCGGCATCTGCTCGAGGAGGCACTGCGGCGCTATGCGGCGGACGGCATGTCCACCGCGGCGCTCGACATGGACTCCGGCAACGGCACCGGAGCCCTGGCACTGTATGAGGGCCTCGGCTACCGCGTGGTGAATCGGGCCCCCGTCTGGGAGAAGACGATCCCCGCTACGCCGTGA
- a CDS encoding methyltransferase type 12 has translation MAIEPDVKDWTWVIEKVCPECGFDPADITPADVAREIRTHPARWEAVLARPDVTVRPDESTWSPLEYAAHVRDVLELFRERLHLMLGRDGVEFANWDQDATAVAKEYRQESPRRVAHQVAEETELTARAFDEVPGELLGHRGLRSNGSEFTVASLSSYFLHDVVHHLHDVTA, from the coding sequence ATGGCGATTGAACCGGATGTGAAGGACTGGACCTGGGTGATCGAGAAGGTCTGCCCCGAATGCGGCTTCGACCCCGCGGACATCACGCCCGCGGACGTGGCACGGGAGATCCGGACCCATCCGGCCCGCTGGGAGGCCGTGCTGGCCCGGCCCGACGTCACGGTCCGTCCGGACGAGTCCACCTGGTCACCTCTCGAGTACGCCGCCCATGTGCGGGACGTGCTGGAGCTGTTCCGGGAGCGCCTGCACCTCATGCTCGGCCGTGACGGCGTGGAGTTCGCGAATTGGGATCAGGACGCCACTGCGGTGGCGAAGGAATACCGCCAGGAGAGCCCCCGGCGTGTCGCGCACCAGGTCGCCGAGGAGACCGAACTCACCGCCCGGGCGTTCGACGAGGTGCCCGGCGAGCTGCTCGGTCACCGCGGGCTGCGCAGCAACGGCTCAGAGTTCACGGTGGCTTCGCTTTCCAGCTACTTCCTCCACGACGTGGTGCACCACCTGCACGACGTCACGGCGTAG